In the genome of Bradyrhizobium sp. CIAT3101, one region contains:
- a CDS encoding glutathione binding-like protein encodes MDLYFSPLACSMATRVALYEAGAEANYLEVDPPTKKVLNDGSDFRTVNPIGLVPTLRTDEGVVLTENAAILQYVADRFPQSGLGAAAGIDRTRLHQWLCFIGTELHKGLFVPVLDRKASQDVKAYVLEKNLSRLDYLDNYLKGREFLLEHFSVADAYLVTVINWTMATPPIELAKWPNVKAYYERLRQRPSIAKAIAEEFELYKAEQARKKAAA; translated from the coding sequence ATGGATCTCTATTTCTCGCCGCTCGCCTGCTCCATGGCGACGCGCGTCGCGCTCTATGAGGCCGGCGCCGAGGCGAATTATCTCGAAGTCGATCCGCCGACCAAGAAAGTGCTCAACGACGGCTCCGACTTTCGCACCGTCAATCCGATCGGCCTGGTGCCGACGCTGCGCACCGACGAGGGCGTGGTGCTGACCGAGAACGCGGCGATCCTGCAATATGTCGCCGACCGTTTTCCGCAATCGGGCCTCGGCGCGGCGGCAGGCATTGATCGCACGCGGCTGCACCAATGGCTCTGCTTCATCGGCACCGAGCTGCACAAAGGCCTGTTCGTGCCTGTGCTCGACCGCAAGGCGTCGCAGGACGTGAAAGCCTACGTGCTGGAGAAGAACCTGTCGCGGCTCGACTATCTCGACAACTACCTGAAGGGGCGCGAGTTCCTGCTCGAGCATTTCAGCGTCGCTGATGCATATCTCGTCACGGTCATCAACTGGACCATGGCGACGCCGCCGATCGAGCTCGCCAAATGGCCGAACGTGAAGGCCTATTACGAGCGCCTGCGGCAGCGGCCGTCGATCGCGAAAGCGATCGCGGAGGAGTTCGAGCTGTACAAGGCCGAACAGGCTCGAAAGAAGGCGGCGGCGTAA